Proteins encoded within one genomic window of Ranitomeya variabilis isolate aRanVar5 chromosome 4, aRanVar5.hap1, whole genome shotgun sequence:
- the CAMK2N1 gene encoding calcium/calmodulin-dependent protein kinase II inhibitor 1: MSEVLPFSEAEQRGHYADGGGDMAGQIPLTCRLQDTGNFYGSSGQGGGKRPPKLGQIGRSKRVVIEDERIEAVLTMSEKAPPAV, translated from the exons ATGTCCGAGGTGCTGCCCTTCAGTGAGGCCGAGCAGCGGGGGCACTACGCGGATGGAGGTGGGGACATGGCCGGACAGATCCCACTCACCTGTCGCCTGCAGGACACCGGCAACTTCTATGGCAGCTCGGGACAGGGGGGCGGCAAGAGGCCCCCCAAACTCGGCCAGATTGGCCGCAGCAAGAGAG TGGTGATAGAAGACGAGCGGATCGAGGCCGTTCTCACGATGTCTGAGAAAGCTCCGCCAGCCGTCTAA